In the Helianthus annuus cultivar XRQ/B chromosome 11, HanXRQr2.0-SUNRISE, whole genome shotgun sequence genome, one interval contains:
- the LOC110897376 gene encoding uncharacterized protein LOC110897376: MKRNLVIHKLIAKSKGPLTPYATEVLDKIKQEAAEYTVIFNSISKYQVNGPRDNKVVNLVEKSCTCRRWDLTGIPCKHEIACIWNLALHGKDDGVLEKWVDKSYWMQTWKDVYSHVIDPVDGQDLWTPSTCPTKLLPPKHHKQIGRPKKKRKKSAVEISELTQQMESSGKMSRKGEIVE; encoded by the coding sequence ATGAAGAGGAATCTTGTTATACACAAGCTGATTGCAAAGAGCAAAGGTCCTCTAACCCCCTATGCAACTGAAGTCCTAGACAAGATCAAACAAGAAGCTGCTGAGTACACTGTTATCTTTAACTCTATCtccaagtatcaagttaatgggCCAAGAGACAACAAAGTAGTGAACTTGGTGGAGAAAAGTTGCACCTGTAGAAGATGGGACTTGACTGGCATCCCTTGCAAGCATGAAATTGCTTGTATATGGAACTTGGCCCTACATGGCAAGGACGATGGTGTATTGGAGAAGTGGGTTGATAAATCATACTGGATGCAGACTTGGAAGGATGTGTATTCCCATGTAATTGATCCAGTAGATGGTCAAGACTTATGGACACCTTCCACATGCCCTACTAAGCTGCTTCCACCAAAGCACCACAAGCAAATAGGCAGGccaaaaaagaaaaggaagaaatctGCTGTGGAAATCAGTGAGTTGACTCAACAGATGGAATCCAGTGGCAAGATGTCAAGAAAGGGTGAAATTGTGGAATGA